Proteins from one Streptomyces sp. NBC_00390 genomic window:
- a CDS encoding putative T7SS-secreted protein — MGDWGVLGDLAGKATDKIVDGVDAGIDKGKELVGEGVDYASDKAGAYLRDHGQAAVAEIVEDTGDKWASSLGAEVGEQQLGQTEEANELIHGNPTKIADSVKNLRDFQKAFDLVGAGMKRLDSSHWKGEGADTFRKKFSTLPTDWLHAADAFEAAAGALERYSNAITSAQSKAREAIALYKEGRHASAAHAKDVAAYEASRDSDKPLPKPGTDPGDALCTRAQEILDDARKARNEAADIAKDAVRAALAHAPEEPKGREKLKLELADWGVANGVENMHLLGGIVKGTAGLVNFVRSVNPLDIYNLTHPAEYYKGVNMTLAGLVSTAANPDRALKNAWDAAKGDPSEFIGRLIPELIGTKGSGLLRGGLRAGMRHGKPDGTRGDHDKNPDSNGKQCSATRCDGDPIDVATGRMLLPQTDIALPGSLQLVFKRTFDSSRRALGWFGPGWSSTVDQRLVIDSEGVIFSCDEGSLLAYPHPAPGVPVMPTHGRRWPLNRVDDGYTITDPDTGQVWHFADHSDELALLAQIDDRNGRWISFEYDEAGAPTSIVHHGGYHLKLTTSDGRITALHLAGAAPDGGDQEVLRYGYTDGHLTDVINSSGRPLRFGYDEHGRITSWTDTNGSHYDYVYDDQDRCVYQTGSNGHMESRFTWDDTDPDTGLRMTSMTDGLGHTKRFVINERSQVVAEVDATGAVTRFEYDRHNRLLALTDALGHLTRSTYDEHGRLTTVVRPDGRHRTAQYDDLGRPTAVVRAGGVVTRQAFDERGNRTAVTDASGATTRYSYDDTGHLASLTDALGHTSTVRCDKAGLPVAVTDPLGATTRYERDAFGRPVALFDALGAVTRLEWTVEGKLARRVEADSTQQSWTYDGEGNCLTHTNAMGEVSTFEYTDFALLAAQTGPDGVRYTFTHDSSLRLTQVTNSQGLTWNYEYDPVGRLISETDFDDRRLTYAYDASGRLTSYTNGLGQTIRFEHNELGQLLRKDSEGVVTTYEYDIFDELAVASSPSAILTRLRDRFGRLRSETVNGRTISFEYDLLGRRIGRTTPFGAVSTWVYDASGRRSELTTSGRTLTFERDAAGQELARHIGENLILRHEFDSMGRLTDQQVTGHGRSIQRRRFSYRGDGNLLGFDDQLSGARTFELDVVGRVTSVRAVNWTERYAYDDAGNQREASWPSSHPGGEATGTRLYAGTRITRAGSVRYEHDAQGRIVLRQKTRLSRKPDTWLYQWDAEDRLTSVTTPDGTVWRYDYDALGRRIAKQRLAQDNRMVLEQVTFTWDGTTLCEQTTDVQNLPSPVTLTWDHDGLRPLAQTERIVDADAPRDIIDERFFSIITDLVGAPSELIDESGDLAWHLRRTLWGATTWATTSTTYTPLRFPGQYFDPETGLHYNFHRHYDPETARYLTLDPLGLAAAPNPATYVHNPHTWIDPYGLAPECPPKGEKSNPFKHRQDAERAAFDVAGVPYGTTPDAQWVVMGDKTMKHMPGHVYSKDPTHWGNFRQFETDDGARVVVEHTHDPAGPHFHAGAPKGFTPEERSRNFVNFGWDNSVEGYGRMERYRALDKDGGDHHFFYEGN; from the coding sequence ATGGGGGATTGGGGGGTCCTCGGTGACCTTGCCGGCAAGGCGACCGACAAGATCGTCGACGGGGTCGACGCGGGGATCGACAAGGGCAAGGAGCTGGTCGGCGAGGGCGTCGACTACGCCAGCGACAAGGCCGGCGCATACCTGCGGGACCACGGCCAAGCCGCGGTGGCCGAAATTGTCGAGGACACGGGCGACAAGTGGGCCTCCTCGCTGGGCGCTGAGGTCGGTGAGCAGCAGCTCGGCCAGACCGAGGAGGCCAACGAGCTGATCCACGGCAACCCGACGAAGATCGCCGACTCGGTGAAGAACCTGCGTGACTTCCAGAAGGCGTTCGACCTGGTCGGCGCCGGCATGAAGAGACTCGACTCCAGCCACTGGAAGGGCGAGGGGGCCGACACCTTCCGCAAGAAGTTCTCCACCCTGCCCACCGACTGGCTGCACGCCGCCGACGCCTTCGAAGCCGCCGCCGGCGCCCTGGAGCGCTACTCCAACGCCATCACCAGCGCGCAGAGCAAGGCCCGCGAAGCCATCGCCCTCTACAAGGAAGGCCGACATGCCTCCGCGGCGCACGCGAAGGACGTGGCCGCCTACGAGGCCTCCCGCGACAGCGACAAACCCCTGCCCAAGCCCGGTACGGATCCGGGTGATGCCCTGTGCACCCGCGCACAGGAGATCCTCGACGACGCCCGCAAGGCACGCAACGAAGCAGCCGACATCGCCAAAGACGCCGTCAGGGCCGCACTGGCCCACGCCCCCGAAGAGCCGAAGGGCCGCGAGAAGCTCAAGCTCGAGCTCGCGGACTGGGGTGTGGCCAACGGCGTGGAGAACATGCATCTCCTGGGCGGCATCGTCAAGGGCACCGCAGGCCTGGTCAACTTCGTCCGCTCGGTCAACCCGCTCGACATCTACAACCTCACCCACCCGGCCGAGTACTACAAGGGCGTCAACATGACGCTCGCCGGCCTCGTCTCCACCGCCGCCAACCCCGACCGCGCCCTCAAGAACGCCTGGGACGCCGCCAAGGGCGACCCCTCCGAATTCATCGGACGCCTCATACCCGAACTCATCGGCACCAAGGGCTCAGGACTCCTACGAGGCGGCCTCCGCGCAGGCATGCGACACGGCAAGCCCGACGGCACCCGGGGGGACCACGACAAGAACCCGGACAGCAACGGCAAGCAGTGCTCCGCGACAAGGTGCGACGGCGACCCCATCGATGTCGCAACCGGCAGGATGCTCCTGCCCCAGACGGACATCGCCCTCCCGGGCTCACTGCAGTTGGTGTTCAAGCGCACCTTCGACTCCTCGCGACGCGCCCTGGGCTGGTTCGGGCCCGGATGGTCATCCACTGTCGACCAACGCCTTGTGATCGACTCCGAAGGCGTCATCTTCAGCTGCGACGAGGGCAGCCTGCTCGCCTACCCGCATCCCGCACCCGGTGTCCCGGTCATGCCCACGCACGGACGGCGCTGGCCCCTAAACCGGGTGGACGACGGTTACACCATCACCGATCCCGACACCGGCCAGGTCTGGCACTTCGCCGACCACAGCGACGAACTGGCGCTCCTCGCCCAGATCGACGACCGCAACGGCCGCTGGATCTCCTTCGAGTACGACGAGGCCGGCGCCCCCACCTCGATCGTCCACCACGGCGGCTACCACCTCAAACTCACCACCAGCGACGGCCGGATCACCGCCCTCCACCTGGCGGGCGCGGCTCCCGACGGCGGTGACCAGGAGGTCCTCCGCTACGGCTACACCGACGGCCACCTCACCGACGTCATCAACTCCTCGGGCAGGCCACTTCGGTTCGGCTACGACGAGCACGGCCGCATCACCTCGTGGACAGACACCAACGGCAGCCACTACGACTACGTCTACGACGACCAAGATCGTTGCGTCTACCAGACCGGCAGCAATGGGCACATGGAATCCCGCTTCACGTGGGACGACACCGACCCGGACACCGGCCTGCGCATGACGTCCATGACCGACGGACTGGGTCACACGAAGCGATTCGTGATCAACGAACGCTCCCAGGTCGTCGCCGAGGTCGATGCGACTGGCGCGGTGACGCGATTCGAGTACGACCGGCACAACCGACTACTGGCCCTCACGGACGCGCTCGGCCACCTCACCCGCTCTACCTACGACGAGCACGGTCGACTGACAACAGTGGTCCGTCCGGACGGGCGGCACCGGACCGCGCAATACGACGATCTCGGGCGCCCGACAGCCGTTGTCCGAGCCGGCGGTGTAGTGACACGACAGGCCTTCGACGAGCGAGGCAACCGCACGGCAGTCACGGACGCTTCGGGTGCAACCACGCGCTATTCGTACGACGACACCGGACACTTGGCATCGCTGACGGATGCTCTCGGGCACACGTCCACTGTGCGCTGCGACAAGGCAGGCCTACCCGTCGCCGTCACCGACCCTCTGGGCGCGACCACCCGCTACGAGCGGGATGCCTTCGGCCGCCCCGTGGCCCTGTTCGACGCCCTCGGAGCGGTCACCCGCTTGGAGTGGACCGTGGAGGGCAAACTCGCCCGGCGCGTCGAGGCGGACAGTACCCAACAGTCGTGGACCTATGACGGTGAGGGCAACTGTCTCACCCATACCAATGCGATGGGTGAGGTCTCAACTTTCGAGTACACCGATTTCGCCCTCTTGGCTGCCCAAACCGGCCCGGACGGCGTGCGCTACACCTTCACGCACGACTCGAGTCTTCGACTCACCCAGGTCACCAACTCCCAGGGTTTGACGTGGAACTACGAGTACGACCCCGTCGGCAGGCTCATATCCGAAACCGACTTCGACGACCGCAGACTCACGTATGCCTATGACGCGTCCGGCAGACTGACCTCTTACACCAACGGCCTCGGTCAAACCATCCGATTCGAGCACAACGAACTCGGTCAGCTGCTTCGTAAAGACTCAGAGGGTGTCGTCACCACCTACGAATACGACATCTTCGACGAGTTGGCCGTCGCATCCAGTCCAAGCGCGATCCTCACCCGGCTGCGGGACCGTTTCGGCCGGCTCAGGTCCGAAACTGTGAACGGCCGCACGATTTCCTTCGAATACGACCTCCTCGGGCGTCGCATAGGCCGGACGACACCGTTCGGCGCGGTCAGCACTTGGGTGTACGACGCTTCGGGACGTCGCAGCGAGCTCACGACATCCGGTCGCACACTGACTTTCGAACGCGATGCCGCAGGACAGGAGTTGGCTCGTCATATCGGCGAGAACCTCATACTCAGACACGAGTTCGACTCGATGGGGCGCCTCACTGACCAGCAGGTCACTGGTCATGGCCGCAGCATCCAACGCCGCAGGTTCTCCTACCGAGGAGACGGCAACCTGCTCGGCTTTGACGATCAGCTCTCCGGGGCCCGCACCTTCGAGCTGGATGTGGTCGGACGGGTCACGTCAGTTCGCGCAGTCAACTGGACCGAGCGGTATGCGTACGACGATGCCGGCAACCAGCGCGAGGCGTCCTGGCCTTCCTCACATCCGGGTGGGGAGGCTACTGGCACTCGCCTCTACGCGGGCACGCGCATCACGCGGGCCGGCAGCGTTCGATACGAACACGACGCTCAAGGGCGGATCGTGCTCCGGCAAAAAACCCGCCTCTCTCGGAAGCCGGACACATGGCTGTACCAATGGGACGCCGAAGACCGACTGACCTCGGTCACCACGCCGGATGGGACTGTCTGGCGCTACGACTACGACGCGCTCGGACGTCGCATAGCCAAGCAACGCCTCGCCCAGGACAACCGGATGGTGCTGGAACAGGTCACTTTCACCTGGGACGGCACGACGCTGTGCGAACAGACGACCGACGTCCAGAACCTGCCCAGCCCCGTGACCCTCACCTGGGACCACGACGGCCTACGCCCGCTCGCCCAGACAGAACGCATCGTCGACGCGGATGCTCCGCGGGACATCATCGACGAACGCTTCTTCTCCATCATCACCGATCTGGTCGGCGCTCCGAGCGAGCTCATCGATGAGTCGGGCGACCTGGCGTGGCACCTGCGCCGCACACTTTGGGGCGCAACGACCTGGGCAACGACGAGCACGACGTACACACCCCTACGTTTCCCCGGCCAGTACTTCGACCCCGAAACCGGCCTCCACTACAACTTTCACCGGCACTACGACCCAGAAACAGCCCGTTACCTCACCCTTGACCCGCTGGGTCTCGCCGCCGCGCCCAATCCAGCCACCTATGTCCACAATCCTCATACGTGGATTGACCCGTACGGCCTAGCACCTGAGTGTCCGCCCAAGGGAGAAAAGAGCAACCCGTTCAAGCATCGGCAGGACGCCGAGAGGGCGGCTTTTGATGTCGCCGGAGTGCCCTATGGGACCACTCCGGATGCACAATGGGTTGTAATGGGCGACAAAACCATGAAACATATGCCGGGTCACGTTTACTCGAAGGATCCAACCCATTGGGGCAACTTTCGTCAATTCGAGACCGATGACGGTGCCCGTGTCGTTGTAGAGCACACCCACGACCCGGCCGGCCCACACTTTCACGCTGGAGCCCCCAAGGGCTTCACCCCGGAAGAGCGGAGCCGAAATTTTGTGAACTTCGGCTGGGATAATTCCGTCGAGGGATACGGCAGAATGGAACGCTACAGGGCGCTTGACAAGGATGGCGGCGACCATCACTTCTTCTACGAAGGAAACTGA
- a CDS encoding ATP-binding protein encodes MKQSAAKTLGVAALGAAFAAAAAGTSSAAALPDLTAGIGALDTVTNAAPVQEAVDKLPAGAATSLAGGRMALGAVDTARTAAAAQQSAAKKLPAAQQSAAKKLPAAQQSAAKALSADGLAPVTGLLGGMPIGGGLLPGLG; translated from the coding sequence ATGAAGCAGTCTGCTGCCAAGACCCTCGGTGTCGCCGCTCTCGGCGCCGCCTTCGCCGCTGCCGCCGCCGGTACCTCTTCCGCCGCCGCCCTGCCCGACCTCACTGCCGGCATCGGCGCGCTGGACACGGTCACGAACGCCGCCCCGGTCCAGGAGGCCGTCGACAAGCTCCCGGCCGGCGCCGCCACGTCCCTGGCCGGCGGCCGGATGGCGCTCGGCGCCGTCGACACCGCCCGCACTGCCGCCGCCGCCCAGCAGTCCGCGGCCAAGAAGCTGCCCGCTGCCCAGCAGTCGGCGGCCAAGAAGCTGCCCGCTGCCCAGCAGTCGGCGGCCAAGGCGCTGTCCGCCGACGGCCTGGCCCCGGTCACGGGTCTGCTCGGGGGCATGCCGATCGGCGGCGGGCTGCTGCCAGGCCT
- a CDS encoding SMI1/KNR4 family protein, protein MTGAFDVAEALDGGISDRERAWTFIRGFAAAWGERLTEGDGTPAAELARAEATLGCSLPAALREVYMLLGARRCPRFPQRESGLRLLGRAPARP, encoded by the coding sequence ATGACTGGCGCGTTCGACGTGGCCGAGGCTCTGGACGGCGGAATCTCCGACCGGGAGCGGGCGTGGACGTTCATTCGCGGCTTCGCCGCTGCTTGGGGCGAGCGGCTGACCGAGGGCGACGGCACGCCAGCAGCGGAATTGGCGCGGGCCGAGGCGACGCTCGGCTGCTCCCTGCCGGCCGCGCTGCGTGAGGTCTACATGCTCCTGGGCGCGCGGCGGTGTCCTCGTTTTCCGCAGCGAGAATCAGGGCTGCGCCTTCTGGGGCGTGCGCCTGCGCGACCTTGA
- a CDS encoding SseB family protein: MADHGDEATGPEQHSKLADLVDTPPDAPPEPPSQEAHPAAASDAEPLTPDDQLTMARREFAALLGEFRRTAVLVPFDAYGSLWTADQGGVRWICAFSDEEALADFARARGEAEREWTYRTVLGARLLDVMVPMLPGPAGVALDAGSDGGMLFPPVAGIVPDAVAVDLGGTV; this comes from the coding sequence ATGGCCGATCACGGGGATGAAGCAACGGGGCCCGAACAGCATTCAAAACTGGCCGACTTGGTCGATACGCCGCCGGACGCACCGCCGGAACCACCCTCGCAAGAGGCGCATCCGGCTGCCGCTTCGGACGCCGAACCGCTGACGCCGGACGATCAACTGACCATGGCAAGGCGTGAGTTTGCCGCGTTGCTGGGTGAATTCCGGCGTACTGCTGTGCTGGTGCCGTTCGATGCGTACGGGAGTCTGTGGACCGCGGATCAGGGCGGGGTCCGGTGGATCTGTGCGTTCTCGGACGAGGAGGCTTTGGCCGACTTCGCGCGGGCGCGCGGGGAGGCGGAGCGGGAGTGGACGTACCGGACGGTTCTGGGTGCGCGCCTGTTGGATGTGATGGTGCCGATGCTGCCGGGGCCTGCGGGCGTTGCGCTTGATGCGGGCAGTGACGGGGGCATGTTGTTTCCGCCGGTTGCGGGCATTGTGCCCGATGCGGTGGCGGTTGATCTCGGGGGGACAGTGTGA
- a CDS encoding adenosine deaminase yields MTSQTLNSPTTDQIRRAPKVLLHDHLDGGLRPGTITELARDAGYDRLPETEPDKLGIWFREAADSGSLERYLETFAHTCAVMQTREALIRVAAECAQDLAEDGVVYAEVRYAPEQHLEAGLTLEQVVEAVNEGFREGERRARESGHRIRVGALLTAMRHAARALEIAELANRYRDSGVVGFDIAGAEAGFPPTRHLDAFEYLKRENNHFTIHAGEAFGLPSIWQALQWCGADRLGHGVRIIDDIEVADDGTVQLGRLAAYVRDKRIPLEMCPTSNLQTGAAASYAEHPIGLLRRLHFRTTVNTDNRLMSGTSMSREFELLTEAFGYTLDDMQWFTVNAMKSAFIPFDERLAMINEVIKPGYAELRSEWLFRQTATSGNPGADES; encoded by the coding sequence ATGACGAGCCAGACCCTCAATTCGCCCACCACGGACCAGATCCGCCGTGCCCCGAAGGTGCTGCTCCACGACCACCTCGACGGCGGTCTGCGGCCGGGCACGATCACCGAACTCGCCCGCGACGCGGGCTATGACCGCCTTCCCGAGACCGAGCCCGACAAACTCGGAATCTGGTTCCGCGAGGCCGCGGACTCCGGCTCGCTGGAGCGCTATCTGGAGACCTTCGCGCACACCTGCGCCGTCATGCAGACCCGCGAGGCACTGATCCGCGTGGCCGCCGAGTGCGCCCAGGACCTCGCCGAGGACGGTGTCGTCTACGCCGAGGTCCGCTACGCCCCCGAGCAGCACCTGGAGGCAGGGCTGACCCTCGAGCAGGTCGTCGAGGCGGTCAACGAGGGCTTCCGGGAAGGCGAGCGGAGGGCACGCGAGAGCGGCCACCGCATCCGGGTCGGCGCCCTGCTCACGGCCATGCGGCATGCGGCCCGCGCCCTGGAGATCGCCGAACTGGCCAACCGCTACCGCGACAGCGGCGTCGTGGGCTTCGACATCGCGGGCGCCGAAGCCGGCTTCCCGCCCACCCGGCACCTCGACGCCTTCGAGTACCTCAAGCGCGAGAACAACCACTTCACCATCCACGCCGGTGAGGCCTTCGGGCTGCCGTCGATCTGGCAGGCGCTCCAGTGGTGCGGCGCCGACCGGCTCGGCCACGGTGTGCGGATCATCGACGACATCGAGGTGGCCGACGACGGCACCGTGCAGCTGGGGCGGCTCGCTGCGTATGTGAGGGACAAGCGCATCCCCCTGGAGATGTGCCCGACCTCCAACCTGCAGACCGGCGCGGCGGCCTCGTATGCCGAGCACCCCATCGGCCTGCTGCGCAGACTGCACTTCAGGACCACGGTCAACACGGACAACCGGCTGATGAGCGGGACGAGCATGTCGCGTGAGTTCGAGCTGCTGACCGAGGCCTTCGGATACACGCTCGACGACATGCAGTGGTTCACCGTCAATGCCATGAAGTCGGCGTTCATTCCTTTCGATGAACGCCTGGCGATGATCAACGAGGTGATCAAGCCCGGCTATGCCGAGCTGAGGTCCGAATGGCTGTTCAGGCAGACCGCGACGTCCGGTAATCCCGGGGCCGACGAGAGCTGA
- a CDS encoding alpha/beta hydrolase — MVLILPDGEPKSERRGSVLTSGRSFAGVLPVGRALARAGREDGLLVHSVHYRVRGWNGEDAHLAADATWAVEEVVRRYGDVPVCLAGHGMGGRAALHAAGHPAVSSVLALAPWLPEDHTAATLEPVRQLAGRQVLMVHGTSDTRTDPELSYRLAARAKKSNRDTCRFEVHTDGHALRQYQDEVLALATDFVLGSLFTRSYARPVADALAAPPPLGLRMPLAAGFGRSMRH, encoded by the coding sequence GTGGTGCTGATCCTCCCGGACGGCGAGCCGAAGTCGGAGCGTCGCGGCTCGGTACTGACGAGCGGCCGGTCCTTTGCGGGGGTGCTGCCGGTGGGCCGTGCGCTGGCGCGCGCGGGGCGGGAGGACGGACTGCTGGTGCACTCGGTCCACTACCGGGTGCGCGGCTGGAACGGCGAGGACGCCCATCTGGCGGCGGACGCGACGTGGGCGGTGGAGGAGGTCGTACGGCGGTACGGGGATGTTCCCGTATGCCTGGCCGGCCACGGCATGGGCGGCCGCGCCGCCCTGCACGCGGCGGGCCACCCGGCCGTCAGCTCCGTGCTGGCGCTGGCCCCCTGGCTGCCGGAGGACCACACGGCCGCGACGCTGGAGCCGGTGCGGCAGCTGGCGGGCAGACAGGTACTGATGGTCCACGGCACGAGCGACACGCGCACGGACCCGGAGCTGTCCTACCGACTGGCGGCACGCGCCAAGAAGTCCAACCGCGACACCTGCCGCTTCGAGGTCCACACGGACGGCCATGCGCTGCGCCAGTACCAGGACGAAGTCCTGGCGCTGGCCACGGACTTCGTGCTCGGGTCCCTGTTCACCCGCTCCTACGCCCGCCCGGTGGCGGACGCGCTGGCGGCGCCGCCGCCGCTGGGGCTGCGGATGCCGCTGGCGGCGGGGTTCGGGCGGAGCATGCGGCACTGA
- a CDS encoding NIPSNAP family protein, whose protein sequence is MSIVELRQYTLHPGARETLIELFEREFVIGQEALGITVGGRFRDLDDPDRFVWLRAFPDMTRRGRSLEAFYTGPVWREHRDAANATMIDSDDVLLLRGPGFTSAPGTREVVATVCHPSDAAAFDAYAARHLGPGHALHRTEHAENDYPLLPVRTGEDVRVWFGPAESPPWPTRRLRLEPVTT, encoded by the coding sequence ATGAGCATCGTCGAACTCCGGCAGTACACCCTGCACCCCGGAGCCCGGGAGACACTGATCGAGCTGTTCGAGCGCGAGTTCGTGATCGGCCAGGAGGCGCTCGGCATCACCGTCGGCGGCCGGTTCCGCGACCTGGACGACCCGGACCGCTTCGTCTGGCTGCGCGCGTTCCCCGACATGACGCGCCGTGGGCGCTCGCTGGAGGCCTTCTACACCGGCCCGGTCTGGCGGGAGCACCGCGACGCGGCCAACGCCACCATGATCGACAGCGACGACGTCCTGCTGTTGCGCGGCCCGGGCTTCACATCGGCGCCGGGCACCCGTGAGGTGGTCGCGACCGTCTGCCATCCGTCCGACGCGGCCGCCTTCGACGCGTATGCCGCCCGGCACCTGGGCCCGGGCCACGCGCTGCACCGCACCGAGCACGCCGAGAACGACTACCCCCTCCTGCCCGTCCGCACCGGGGAGGACGTCCGGGTCTGGTTCGGCCCGGCGGAGTCACCCCCCTGGCCGACCCGGCGGCTGCGGCTCGAACCCGTGACGACTTAG
- a CDS encoding putative T7SS-secreted protein: protein MGDFGIIGDLAGKATDKIVDGVDAGIDKGKELVGEGVDYATDKAGQYLEDRGHKAAADLVTDWGDRTASSLGAEVGEQQLGQTEEPNELIHGSATKIADSVKNLRDFQKAFDLVGAGMRRLDSSHWKGEGADTFRKKFSTLPTDWLHAADAFDDAASALDRYSHAITSAQSKAREAIVLYKEGKKESDQARADYKKKADAYEAARTGDSPLPHPGELSDPGITKMERAQEILDDARKARNEAAETAKDAVRAALAHAPEEPKGREKLKLELADWGVANGVENMHLLGGIVKGTAGLVNFVRSVNPLDIYNLTHPAEYYKGVNMTLAGLASTVANPDRALKNAWETLKSDPSEFWGRLIPEAAGTKGSGLLRGGLRAGMRHRFPGAGGAGRVPDEWMTGARRRPRDLLDDPAQTRWAEEAYESFMKDSRDVSSISEQSRHVERGDGSTGFSEDEIASVKKHVFDTEHPIVDPETGKVVVRKFDADAEIADAWIRLRSGNALPEDHLLLEHEIAELGYLRDNPGSTYQEAHRHANSNYNWEQKVPLFKREDLEGEW, encoded by the coding sequence ATGGGGGATTTCGGAATCATCGGTGACCTTGCCGGTAAGGCGACCGACAAGATCGTCGACGGCGTCGATGCGGGGATCGACAAGGGCAAGGAGCTGGTCGGCGAGGGCGTCGACTACGCCACCGACAAGGCCGGCCAGTACCTCGAGGACCGCGGCCACAAGGCAGCCGCCGATCTCGTCACGGACTGGGGTGACCGCACCGCCTCCTCACTCGGCGCGGAGGTCGGTGAGCAGCAGCTCGGCCAGACCGAGGAGCCGAATGAGCTGATCCACGGCAGCGCGACGAAGATCGCCGACTCGGTGAAGAACCTGCGCGACTTCCAAAAGGCGTTCGACCTGGTCGGCGCCGGTATGAGAAGGCTCGACTCCAGCCACTGGAAAGGCGAGGGGGCCGACACCTTCCGCAAGAAGTTCTCCACGCTCCCCACCGACTGGCTGCACGCCGCCGACGCGTTCGACGACGCTGCCAGTGCGCTGGACCGGTACTCCCACGCCATCACCAGTGCGCAGAGCAAGGCCCGCGAAGCCATCGTCCTCTACAAGGAGGGCAAGAAAGAGTCCGACCAGGCCCGGGCCGACTACAAGAAGAAGGCCGACGCCTACGAGGCCGCCCGCACCGGCGACAGCCCCCTGCCCCACCCCGGCGAACTCTCCGACCCGGGCATCACCAAGATGGAGCGCGCACAGGAGATCCTCGACGACGCCCGCAAGGCACGCAACGAAGCAGCCGAGACCGCCAAAGACGCCGTCAGGGCCGCACTGGCCCACGCCCCCGAAGAGCCGAAGGGCCGCGAGAAGCTCAAGCTCGAGCTCGCGGACTGGGGTGTGGCCAACGGCGTGGAGAACATGCATCTCCTGGGCGGCATCGTCAAGGGCACCGCAGGCCTGGTCAACTTCGTCCGCTCGGTCAACCCGCTCGACATCTACAACCTCACCCACCCGGCCGAGTACTACAAGGGCGTCAACATGACGCTCGCCGGCCTCGCTTCCACCGTGGCCAACCCCGACCGCGCCCTCAAGAACGCCTGGGAAACCCTGAAAAGCGACCCCAGCGAGTTCTGGGGCCGCCTGATACCCGAAGCCGCCGGCACCAAAGGCTCAGGACTCCTACGAGGCGGCCTCCGTGCAGGCATGCGACACCGCTTTCCCGGCGCCGGCGGGGCCGGGAGAGTGCCGGACGAGTGGATGACCGGGGCCCGAAGACGCCCGCGAGACCTCCTGGACGACCCTGCGCAGACCCGCTGGGCGGAGGAAGCCTACGAAAGCTTCATGAAGGACTCTCGTGATGTGTCCTCGATCTCCGAGCAGTCCCGCCACGTGGAGCGAGGCGATGGGTCGACGGGGTTCTCGGAAGACGAGATCGCTTCGGTGAAGAAGCACGTCTTCGACACCGAGCATCCCATCGTCGACCCGGAAACGGGGAAGGTCGTGGTGCGGAAGTTCGACGCGGACGCCGAGATCGCAGATGCGTGGATCCGGCTGCGGTCCGGCAACGCACTCCCGGAAGACCATCTTCTCCTCGAGCACGAGATTGCCGAGCTCGGATATCTCCGCGACAATCCGGGATCGACCTACCAGGAGGCGCACCGCCACGCGAACAGTAATTACAATTGGGAACAAAAGGTCCCCCTGTTCAAGCGGGAAGACCTGGAAGGTGAATGGTAA